CGAGGTCGATGAGACGCGCAAGGAAACCTACCATTTGGCCGTCATGTTTGCGTCGGTCTTTCCCTATATCTTGCTGCTGACCGCCAGGGAGCTCGCCGCAGAATGTGGTATTCCCGCCCACCAGGCAGCCGCTGTATTGGGGCCTATTTTCGGTCAGGCGGAGCGCCATCTGGCCGCATCGTCACCGTCCGGCGGTCTCACCGGACCGGTATCGCGCGGCGACTCGGCAACGATAGAGCGCCATATGCACGTCCTCGAAGCCCACCCGCAGCTGCGCAAGCTGTACCGGCAACTCACGGAACTTTCTATTGGTTACGCCCATCAACCTCCGGAAATTGCCCGCAAACTGGCTGAGGCCCTGACGTAACAACGATCCGCTATTTTCGGGAATCGAAACAGGCTGGAGAACCTATCCCCATGGTCACAGCCTACGACTATACCAGCGCCCTGCTCGTCCAGTCTGCCGGGATTCAGGCTATCCTTGTCGGTGACTCCCTGGGCATGGTTGTGCAGGGTGATTCCGATACGCTGGCCGTGACCCTCGACGATACTATTTACCATACCAAATGGGTGGTCCGGGGCGCTCCCCAAGCCTTTATCATCGCAGACATGCCTTTTATGTCGTACCAGCCATCGGTTGAAGATGCGCTCCGTTCGGCAGGCAGAGTGCTGAAGGAGACCAAGGCCCAGGCTGTCAAACTGGAGGGTGGCCTTGAAATGGTGCCCCAGGTTGAGGCCCTCGTAGCCGCCGGGATTCCCGTGATGGGACATATCGGCATGCAACCCCAATCCTTCAATCAGTATGGCGGCTACGGCAAGCAGGCCAAGACCGCGGAGGAGCAGGCCGCCCTCACTGAGAAGGCACTGGCGCTGGAGCAGGCGGGGGTCTTTTCCATGGTCCTGGAGAACATTGCCCACGAAGCTGCTAGACAGACAACTGAGGCGCTGAGCATTCCTACAATAGGCATCGGGGCCGGTCTTGATTGTGACGGACAGATCCAGGTATTCCATGATATTCTGGGGCTCATTCCCGAGTTTAAGCCGCGTCATACCCAGCGCTTCGGCGAGATTGGCGCCAGTATTATTGCGGCCCTGGGGGCCTATGCTGACGCGGTGCGGCAGAGCCAGTTCGTCTCTAAATGATCATCCTGCATACGGCCGGCGAGCTGCGGCAGTGGCGCCAAGCACAGCACGGCTCCGTCGGGTTTGTCCCCACCATGGGGAACCTCCATGCGGGACACCTGTCCCTGTTACGGGCGGCTCGAGATCAGCATCCCGTAGCGATTGCATCATTATTCGTTAATGCGCGTCAATTTGATTCGGCGGATGAGCTCAACGCCTACCCTGTGACTGTTGATGCTGACCGGGAACAGCTGGAAAAACTGGGCTTTGATGCTCTTTTCCTGCCCACTGCATCCGAAGTCTATCCTGCCGACTTCGGTACCGTTGTCACACCGGGCTCTGCCGCCCGGAAATGGGAAGGCGCTTTCCGCCCCGGCCATCTTGAGGGCGTCTGTACCATCGTGGCCAAGCTGTTCAACCTGGTTCAACCTGACGAAGCCTACTTTGGTGAAAAGGATTTTCAGCAACTTAAGGTCGTCGCCGCGATGGTCCGGGACTTGAATATTCCCGTGGTGATTACCGCCTGCCCCACCATCCGTGAAGCGGACGGCCTCGCTCTATCCAGCCGCAACAGCCGCATTGATCCGCGGTTGCGGCCCCGGGCCAACGCAATGATCATGCAGCTGAAAAGCAGCGCCGAGGCGATCCAAAAGGGAGCTGCGGTGACGGAAACTGAAAACGCTGCCAGGACAGCTCTCGAAGGGGCCGGATTCGTCGTCGACTATTTTGCGCTGGTTGACGCGGCTTCTCTGGAGCCGCTGGCGAGCGCTATCTCTGGCGCCAGGTTGCTGGCTGCTGCCTCCCTTGGCGGCGTGCGGCTCATCGACAATTATCCCGTATAAATCAAGCTCAGCCCTGTAGCCCATCGTCTTTTACGAAGCGGTCACCGGTTCTCAAATTTGCCGGGCCACCTCGTAATGGTACGCCATCCGCACCTCGACGGGGGTCGCTGCCGCTCCAGCAAATGGGTGTCGTGCATGGCAACAGGCTCCCGCCGATTCCAAACTATAGGGGCTGCCCCGGTCGTACTACCGCATATAGGGAATGATGTGCTGGAGTATCTCCCGGGCGATGGCCTCCTTGGGCGCCGGGCCCAGCTCCACTTCCTCGCCTTTCGCGCTGAGGATCCACACGTGGTTGGTGGCCGCATCAAACCCCGCCCCCTCCTCATCGTACCGGTTCACCACCAGCAGGTCCGCCCCTTTGTCCTGCAGCTTGTGGCGGGCGGCCCCCAGGTCGTGGCCCCCCTGCAGGCTGAACGCCACCAGCGCGCCCTTGAAGTTCCCCCGCACGGCCTTGATGATGTCCGGCGTCGGCTTCAGGGCGAGGGTTCTGGCCTGGCCGCTCCGGCTCAGTTTCTCCGTCGCGGCTGTCGCCGGCTGGAAATCGGCCACCGCGGCCGCCATGATCAGCGCATCCTGCCCCGGCAGCTCCTGCTCCACCGCCACCAGCAGCTCCTCCGCCGTCTCGATGTCCACCAGGCGGCACCCCGCCACCGGCGCCAGTCCC
The sequence above is drawn from the Candidatus Neomarinimicrobiota bacterium genome and encodes:
- a CDS encoding pantoate--beta-alanine ligase; the protein is MIILHTAGELRQWRQAQHGSVGFVPTMGNLHAGHLSLLRAARDQHPVAIASLFVNARQFDSADELNAYPVTVDADREQLEKLGFDALFLPTASEVYPADFGTVVTPGSAARKWEGAFRPGHLEGVCTIVAKLFNLVQPDEAYFGEKDFQQLKVVAAMVRDLNIPVVITACPTIREADGLALSSRNSRIDPRLRPRANAMIMQLKSSAEAIQKGAAVTETENAARTALEGAGFVVDYFALVDAASLEPLASAISGARLLAAASLGGVRLIDNYPV
- the panB gene encoding 3-methyl-2-oxobutanoate hydroxymethyltransferase; this encodes MRYFRESKQAGEPIPMVTAYDYTSALLVQSAGIQAILVGDSLGMVVQGDSDTLAVTLDDTIYHTKWVVRGAPQAFIIADMPFMSYQPSVEDALRSAGRVLKETKAQAVKLEGGLEMVPQVEALVAAGIPVMGHIGMQPQSFNQYGGYGKQAKTAEEQAALTEKALALEQAGVFSMVLENIAHEAARQTTEALSIPTIGIGAGLDCDGQIQVFHDILGLIPEFKPRHTQRFGEIGASIIAALGAYADAVRQSQFVSK